In Uranotaenia lowii strain MFRU-FL chromosome 2, ASM2978415v1, whole genome shotgun sequence, one genomic interval encodes:
- the LOC129740916 gene encoding zinc finger protein chinmo isoform X1, whose translation MDQQQYCLKWSNYSSNLAAAFSNLFDSATLTDVTLVCGGTVFNAHKVILAACSKNFADLFERAPVGTGQICVMLEATSADNMHALLEFMYKGEVHVSQKALESFLKAAENLQVKGLTTEHGRFASANATQPQPSFHETPNNLPSPAARRQQRNSLSASLESINRVVKNEPLQGSGAAGSVGGGVGGGGGGGGGGGGANSGSGFSSYLQPSYMPQPYESSRKRSIRSPFYEHQEATRGSVLRDGKTSIGNDSPVSGSKNYRPSSSGSSAAPTEADTLQPDRDSPQQSNRYENHSPSTTHHGNGNGPVSSNSLERDERSERSLSEDKLKSDSREENEAGAEDLRVKMEMRPIQSPLTSSAPPTPTTPVGFINVKGGLPGGLDGNMPPVDMLSMLSAQRESVTTADGSLPPGKKLQCPLCDRQYGYETNLRAHIRQRHQGIRVPCPYCSRTFTRNNTVRRHIAREHKQQTQFMPNQLHS comes from the exons GAACCGTCTTCAACGCCCACAAAGTGATACTGGCAGCATGCAGCAAAAACTTTGCCGACCTGTTCGAGCGGGCTCCGGTTGGCACCGGGCAAATCTGCGTGATGCTGGAGGCCACCTCGGCCGACAACATGCACGCCCTGCTCGAGTTTATGTACAAGGGCGAGGTGCACGTGTCACAGAAAGCGCTGGAAAGCTTCCTCAAGGCGGCCGAGAATTTGCAG GTCAAAGGTCTCACGACAGAGCACGGTCGATTTGCGAGCGCCAATGCCACCCAGCCACAGCCATCGTTCCACGAGACGCCCAACAATCTACCATCGCCGGCAGCTCGACGACAGCAGCGTAACTCCCTGTCCGCCTCCCTAGAGTCCATCAACCGGGTCGTCAAGAATGAACCGCTGCAGGGAAGTGGAGCAGCAGGTTCCGTAGGTGGCGGCGTAGGAGGTGGAGGAGGCGGCGGCGGTGGAGGTGGTGGTGCCAACTCCGGTTCCGGATTTTCGTCGTACCTGCAGCCGTCCTACATGCCCCAGCCATACGAATCGTCCCGCAAGCGCTCGATCCGCAGTCCGTTCTACGAACACCAGGAAGCTACCCGGGGCAGTGTGCTGCGGGATGGCAAGACCAGCATCGGCAACGATAGTCCCGTCAGCGGAAGCAAAAACTACCGGCCCTCCAGCAGCGGATCTTCGGCGGCACCGACGGAAGCGGACACGCTGCAACCGGATCGGGATTCACCGCAACAGTCCAA CCGCTACGAGAATCACAGCCCCAGTACGACACATCACGGCAACGGCAACGGACCAGTCTCATCGAACTCGCTGGAACGAGACGAACGGAGCGAACGGAGTTTATCGGAGGACAAACTGAAATCGGACAGCAGAGAGGAAAATGAG GCTGGAGCCGAAGACCTGCGAGTGAAAATGGAAATGCGACCGATTCAATCCCCACTGACCTCATCTGCCCCTCCGACGCCCACGACTCCGGTCGGCTTCATAAACGTTAAAGGTGGTCTGCCCGGTGGTTTGGACGGAAATATGCCCCCGGTGGATATGCTCAGTATGCTCAGTGCCCAGCGAGAAAGTGTAACAACTGCGGACg GCTCTCTTCCCCCAGGCAAAAAGCTACAGTGCCCGCTGTGTGACCGTCAATATGGCTACGAAACGAACCTGCGAGCCCACATCCGCCAACGACATCAAGGAATCCGCGTGCCATGCCCATACTGCAGTCGAACGTTCACCCGGAACAACACTGTCCGAAGACACATAGCTCGAGAACACAAACAGCAGACGCAGTTCATGCCAAATCAGCTGCACAGTTAA
- the LOC129740916 gene encoding zinc finger protein chinmo isoform X2, translated as MDQQQYCLKWSNYSSNLAAAFSNLFDSATLTDVTLVCGGTVFNAHKVILAACSKNFADLFERAPVGTGQICVMLEATSADNMHALLEFMYKGEVHVSQKALESFLKAAENLQVKGLTTEHGRFASANATQPQPSFHETPNNLPSPAARRQQRNSLSASLESINRVVKNEPLQGSGAAGSVGGGVGGGGGGGGGGGGANSGSGFSSYLQPSYMPQPYESSRKRSIRSPFYEHQEATRGSVLRDGKTSIGNDSPVSGSKNYRPSSSGSSAAPTEADTLQPDRDSPQQSNRYENHSPSTTHHGNGNGPVSSNSLERDERSERSLSEDKLKSDSREENEAGAEDLRVKMEMRPIQSPLTSSAPPTPTTPVGFINVKGGLPGGLDGNMPPVDMLSMLSAQRESVTTADGKKLQCPLCDRQYGYETNLRAHIRQRHQGIRVPCPYCSRTFTRNNTVRRHIAREHKQQTQFMPNQLHS; from the exons GAACCGTCTTCAACGCCCACAAAGTGATACTGGCAGCATGCAGCAAAAACTTTGCCGACCTGTTCGAGCGGGCTCCGGTTGGCACCGGGCAAATCTGCGTGATGCTGGAGGCCACCTCGGCCGACAACATGCACGCCCTGCTCGAGTTTATGTACAAGGGCGAGGTGCACGTGTCACAGAAAGCGCTGGAAAGCTTCCTCAAGGCGGCCGAGAATTTGCAG GTCAAAGGTCTCACGACAGAGCACGGTCGATTTGCGAGCGCCAATGCCACCCAGCCACAGCCATCGTTCCACGAGACGCCCAACAATCTACCATCGCCGGCAGCTCGACGACAGCAGCGTAACTCCCTGTCCGCCTCCCTAGAGTCCATCAACCGGGTCGTCAAGAATGAACCGCTGCAGGGAAGTGGAGCAGCAGGTTCCGTAGGTGGCGGCGTAGGAGGTGGAGGAGGCGGCGGCGGTGGAGGTGGTGGTGCCAACTCCGGTTCCGGATTTTCGTCGTACCTGCAGCCGTCCTACATGCCCCAGCCATACGAATCGTCCCGCAAGCGCTCGATCCGCAGTCCGTTCTACGAACACCAGGAAGCTACCCGGGGCAGTGTGCTGCGGGATGGCAAGACCAGCATCGGCAACGATAGTCCCGTCAGCGGAAGCAAAAACTACCGGCCCTCCAGCAGCGGATCTTCGGCGGCACCGACGGAAGCGGACACGCTGCAACCGGATCGGGATTCACCGCAACAGTCCAA CCGCTACGAGAATCACAGCCCCAGTACGACACATCACGGCAACGGCAACGGACCAGTCTCATCGAACTCGCTGGAACGAGACGAACGGAGCGAACGGAGTTTATCGGAGGACAAACTGAAATCGGACAGCAGAGAGGAAAATGAG GCTGGAGCCGAAGACCTGCGAGTGAAAATGGAAATGCGACCGATTCAATCCCCACTGACCTCATCTGCCCCTCCGACGCCCACGACTCCGGTCGGCTTCATAAACGTTAAAGGTGGTCTGCCCGGTGGTTTGGACGGAAATATGCCCCCGGTGGATATGCTCAGTATGCTCAGTGCCCAGCGAGAAAGTGTAACAACTGCGGACg GCAAAAAGCTACAGTGCCCGCTGTGTGACCGTCAATATGGCTACGAAACGAACCTGCGAGCCCACATCCGCCAACGACATCAAGGAATCCGCGTGCCATGCCCATACTGCAGTCGAACGTTCACCCGGAACAACACTGTCCGAAGACACATAGCTCGAGAACACAAACAGCAGACGCAGTTCATGCCAAATCAGCTGCACAGTTAA
- the LOC129742064 gene encoding uncharacterized protein K02A2.6-like has protein sequence MTSPDNQLMEESRPVPPFRCNQIESSKLAKEWRSWKESLECYFAAYGIDDQYMMKAKLLHLGGPALQTVFKNLKDSDHIPLVAVVPKWYDVAVEKLDEFFEPRHQSTSERRKLRQMTQKMGERFADFIIRLKQQIVECGFEKYGCSSNEVRRRILLKDLPFDEIEALGIAQESVEHQMEAISAPTGNIIRIGQSLRQRRDNHAYPRKSFSERAGFQRPNLDSFRKVAFEKTCYNCGGPGHFASSRICPARGKMCPYCKIYGHVEEKCRKKKNDQGSGNQSGKNLNNIQLIANAVPLDPPKNKAVEENSQAKVYYAFYSGNESNVIACLVGGVKVELLVDSGADANLITGKMWSKLKQDGIQIISSTKGCSRILKAYGSDEPLPILGSFVADIEVGKKKIRSEFLVVENGQKCLLGDKSAKALGVLKVGFNVNTVQGSQPFAKIKGIQATIRMAPNITPVFQPMRRIPLPLEESVHRKLDEMMKRDIIEIKTGPTSWVSPLVIVGKADGQLRLCLDLRRVNEAVQREHHPMPLVDDYLARLGKGRIWSKLDIRDAFLQIELAEDSRDVTTFITNQGLYRFKRLPFGLVTAPELFQKAMDQILTGCVGAFWYLDDVIVEGKNLQEHDERLDEIISRFKKQGVELNWEKCLLRVTELDFLGHKISPLGIRPSDTKIQALLSFREPQNEAETRSFLGLANYMNKFIPGLSTIDEPLRNLLKKDVVFTWEEAHRQAFHKIKTCMTNVCTLGFYRIQDRTALMADASPSGLGAMLIQFNNDNEHRVISFASKSLTETERRYCQTEKEALAIVWSVERFQYYLLGKKFEILSDCKALEFLFTPRSKPCARIERWVLRLHTFDYQVRHIAGVDNIADALSRLSVLDAKPFDSSEELFIHMVANTAVQSMALSWEDIRIASQNDSEITNIIQCLIDNTIDKIPLEYKILFQELCHVDGVLLRGDRIIIPQTLRDKVMTTGHEGHPGISMMKQFMRSYVWWPKMDMAIEKYVRNCRGCTLVSAPDPPEPMQRSQLPSFPWQIVALDFLGPLPEGQHLLVVIDCYSRFMEICEMESTTAVDVSRELAVMFSRYGVPHAIKADNAPQLSGQCGGFKEFCQTHGVQIWNTIPYWPQSNGEVERQNRSILKRLKISQELGKDWRAELRKYLLTYHATRHPTTGKSPGELMFGRRMNTTLPTISIFSEDEAVREQDAVVKQKGKEYADHKRRAKDSGIEVNDHVLVKRMRKNNKLQTEFANEEFIVRDKAGTDTLIESTVTGKRYSRSSAHLKKLNIEKPDSETQNPETLVPVESSTSLPSVGVDQSEKDTKVEDEITTNEELKEVKKRTRVPPTKFKDYVSFE, from the exons ATGACATCCCCAGACAACCAATTG ATGGAAGAATCCCGACCTGTGCCCCCGTTTCGTTGTAATCAAATTGAATCAAGTAAGCTTGCCAAAGAATGGCGCTCCTGGAAGGAGTCTCTAGAGTGCTATTTTGCAGCCTATGGCATTGATGACCAGTATATGATGAAGGCCAAGCTCCTCCATTTGGGTGGACCAGCACTTCAGACcgtattcaaaaatttgaaagacagcGATCACATTCCTTTAGTCGCTGTTGTCCCCAAATGGTACGATGTCGCTGTTGAGAAGCTGGATGAATTCTTCGAACCACGTCATCAAAGTACTTCTGAGCGCCGTAAACTACGCCAAATGACTCAAAAGATGGGCGAGCGATTCGCAGACTTTATAATTCGTCTAAAGCAACAGATTGTGGAATGCGGGTTCGAGAAATACG GATGTTCGTCTAACGAAGTCCGACGTCGTATTCTGTTGAAAGACCTACCTTTCGACGAAATTGAGGCACTAGGTATCGCCCAGGAAAGTGTGGAACACCAAATGGAAGCAATCTCGGCACCAACTGGAAATATCATCCGTATTGGACAGTCTTTGCGTCAAAGAAGAGACAATCATGCTTATCCCAGGAAAAGTTTCTCAGAACGAGCAGGTTTCCAAAGACCAAATTTGGATTCCTTCAGAAAGGTCGCATTCGAAAAGACGTGCTACAATTGTGGTGGGCCAGGACACTTTGCCTCCTCCAGGATCTGTCCCGCTAGGGGAAAAATGTGTCCGTATTGTAAGATTTACGGTCACGTGGAGGAGAAATGCCGCAAGAAGAAAAATGACCAAGGCTCCGGAAATCAGTCTGGAAAGAATCTCAACAATATTCAACTGATTGCAAATGCTGTTCCCTTGGATCCTCCCAAGAACAAGGCCGTCGAAGAGAATAGCCAGGCGAAGGTGTATTACGCCTTTTATTCCGGGAATGAGTCAAACGTTATCGCGTGTTTGGTTGGAGGTGTCAAAGTCGAATTACTTGTCGATTCCGGCGCTGACGCCAATTTGATTACTGGCAAAATGTGGTCCAAATTGAAACAGGACGGCATACAAATCATTTCTTCTACCAAAGGCTGCTCACGAATTTTAAAGGCATACGGAAGCGATGAACCTTTACCTATTTTGGGATCGTTTGTGGCAGACATTGAAGTTGGTAAGAAAAAGATTAGAAGCGAGTTTTTGGTCGTCGAGAATGGCCAAAAGTGTCTGCTAGGGGATAAATCAGCCAAAGCCCTTGGGGTGTTGAAGGTCGGGTTTAATGTTAATACTGTACAAGGATCTCAACCATTCGCAAAGATTAAAGGAATACAGGCAACAATTCGTATGGCACCTAACATAACACCAGTGTTCCAGCCCATGAGAAGAATTCCGTTGCCTTTGGAAGAGTCGGTTCATCGTAAATTAGATGAGATGATGAAACGCGatataattgaaatcaaaactggACCAACCAGCTGGGTTTCACCTCTAGTAATTGTAGGTAAAGCAGATGGTCAGCTTCGACTATGCTTGGATCTACGTCGCGTGAACGAAGCTGTACAACGCGAACATCACCCTATGCCACTTGTGGATGACTACCTAGCACGCCTGGGAAAAGGGCGTATTTGGAGCAAGCTGGACATTCGAGATGCCTTTCTCCAAATTGAGCTTGCCGAAGATTCAAGAGATGTGACAACGTTTATCACTAACCAGGGCTTGTATCGTTTCAAACGCCTCCCGTTCGGACTTGTCACGGCACCGGAACTTTTTCAAAAGGCGATGGATCAGATCTTAACCGGATGTGTCGGGGCATTCTGGTATCTGGACGATGTGATCGTAGAAGGGAAGAACTTGCAGGAACACGATGAACGTCTTGATGAg ATCATTTCTCGGTTCAAAAAGCAAGGAGTGGAACTCAATTGGGAAAAGTGCCTGCTGCGGGTTACGGAACTTGATTTCTTGGGGCACAAGATTTCACCGCTTGGAATAAGGCCGAGTGATACGAAAATTCAAGCATTACTTTCCTTTCGTGAACCACAAAACGAGGCAGAAACTCGCAGCTTCTTAGGTTTAGCTAATTATATGAACAAATTCATACCTGGTTTGTCAACAATCGATGAACCATTGCGTAACCTCTTGAAAAAAGATGTGGTTTTCACTTGGGAAGAAGCTCATAGACAAGCATTTCATAAGATCAAAACTTGCATGACCAACGTTTGTACGCTAGGGTTTTATCGAATTCAAGATCGAACTGCCCTTATGGCTGATGCGAGTCCAAGTGGTCTTGGTGCAATGTTGATCCAATTCAACAACGACAACGAACACCGAGTCATTAGTTTCGCCTCAAAGTCACTGACGGAAACAGAAAGAAGATACTGTCAGACAGAGAAGGAGGCATTAGCGATAGTGTGGAGCGTCGAACGCTTCCAGTACTACCTACTTGggaaaaagttcgaaattttgtCAGACTGCAAAGCGTTAGAATTTCTGTTCACTCCACGTTCAAAGCCCTGTGCACGCATCGAACGCTGGGTGTTACGCCTACACACCTTCGACTATCAGGTAAGGCACATTGCTGGGGTAGACAACATAGCGGACGCTTTGTCACGTCTTTCAGTTCTCGATGCTAAACCATTTGATAGCTCTGAGGAATTGTTCATTCACATGGTAGCAAACACAGCGGTCCAGTCGATGGCTTTGTCATGGGAAGATATACGTATAGCATCACAGAACGACTCTGAAATCACCAACATCATACAATGTTTAATCGATAATACAATTGATAAGATTCCCTTGGAGTATAAAATTCTCTTTCAAGAGCTATGTCATGTTGATGGAGTTCTATTACGGGGTGACAGAATTATCATACCACAGACACTAAGAGACAAGGTCATGACTACAGGGCATGAAGGGCACCCAGGAATTTCCATGATGAAACAATTTATGAGATCTTATGTCTGGTGGCCAAAAATGGACATGGCTATCGAGAAATATGTGCGGAACTGCAGAGGGTGCACACTTGTTTCGGCACCAGATCCCCCAGAGCCCATGCAACGAAGCCAGCTTCCGTCATTTCCATGGCAAATTGTTGCCCTTGATTTTCTTGGGCCTTTACCAGAGGGACAACACCTTTTGGTTGTTATTGATTGTTATTCCCGATTCATGGAAATTTGTGAAATGGAGTCTACAACAGCTGTAGACGTCTCGCGTGAACTAGCCGTTATGTTCAGCAGATATGGTGTTCCTCATGCCATCAAAGCAGACAATGCACCTCAGTTGAGTGGGCAGTGCGGAGGTTTTAAAGAATTTTGTCAAACACATGGTGTTCAAATCTGGAATACAATTCCATACTGGCCGCAATCCAACGGAGAAGTCGAGAGGCAAAACCGTTCAATATTAAAACGTCTCAAGATTTCCCAAGAACTTGGCAAAGACTGGAGAGCTGAGTTGCGAAAATACTTGCTTACCTATCATGCAACTCGTCACCCTACTACTGGAAAATCACCAGGTGAGCTGATGTTCGGTCGAAGAATGAATACTACGCTTCCaacgatttcaattttttctgaagatgaaGCGGTACGTGAACAGGATGCGGTAGTAAAACAAAAAGGCAAAGAATATGCTGATCACAAGAGGAGAGCCAAGGACAGTGGCATTGAAGTTAATGATCATGTGCTTGTAAAACGGATGAGGAAGAATAACAAATTACAAACTGAGTTTGCAAATGAAGAGTTTATCGTTCGCGACAAAGCTGGGACCGACACCCTCATTGAATCCACCGTTACAGGAAAGAGATACTCCCGAAGCTCTGCACATTTGAAAAAGCTCAACATTGAGAAACCGGATAGTGAAACACAGAATCCCGAAACATTGGTTCCGGTAGAGTCGTCAACAAGTCTACCATCGGTTGGTGTTGATCAGTCTGAGAAGGATACTAAAGTTGAAGATGAGATAACCACTAACGAAGAGCTTAAGGAAGTAAAGAAAAGAACAAGAGTGCCACCAACAAAGTTTAAAGACTATGTATCGtttgaataa